One Egicoccus halophilus genomic region harbors:
- the sucC gene encoding ADP-forming succinate--CoA ligase subunit beta, with protein sequence MDLVEFQGKQLFRRNGVPVPAEGTACRSVDEVEAAARQYIEDDGATAVMVKAQVKTGGRGKAGGVKYAPSVDDAREHAANILGLDIKGHTVNVVYVEPASDIAEEYYLSVMHDRVNKGELIICSREGGVEIEEVNRTNPQAVVKRQVTPAERQDGLPREVALEVVTEANFPEDVREEAADLLVALFAAYLAEDATLTEINPLIKTDDGRVIALDAKVTLDGNAAFRHDGYAEWQIEGIDNDDPLEAEAKSKGIQYVKLDGDVGVLGNGAGLVMATLDVVAQNGGRAANFLDVGGGASADAMAESLGLVLSDPNVKSVFVNIFGGITRGEEVANGIVEATQRLGEFPQKLVVRLDGTNAEEGRRILEEADLPSVVSEPTMQDAAAAAVRLANEG encoded by the coding sequence GTGGACCTCGTGGAGTTCCAGGGCAAGCAGCTGTTCCGGCGCAACGGCGTTCCGGTCCCGGCCGAGGGCACCGCGTGCCGCAGCGTCGACGAGGTCGAGGCTGCTGCCCGCCAGTACATCGAGGACGACGGGGCGACCGCCGTCATGGTCAAGGCCCAGGTGAAGACCGGTGGTCGCGGCAAGGCCGGCGGCGTCAAGTACGCCCCGTCGGTCGACGACGCACGCGAGCACGCCGCCAACATTCTCGGCCTCGACATCAAGGGTCACACGGTCAACGTGGTCTACGTCGAGCCGGCCTCCGACATCGCCGAGGAGTACTACCTGTCGGTGATGCACGACCGCGTCAACAAGGGCGAGCTGATCATCTGCTCGCGTGAGGGCGGGGTGGAGATCGAGGAGGTCAACCGGACCAACCCCCAGGCGGTGGTCAAGCGGCAGGTCACCCCGGCCGAGCGTCAGGACGGTCTGCCCCGCGAGGTCGCCCTCGAGGTCGTGACCGAGGCGAACTTCCCCGAGGACGTGCGCGAGGAGGCGGCCGACCTGCTGGTCGCGCTCTTCGCCGCCTACCTGGCCGAGGACGCCACGCTCACCGAGATCAACCCGCTGATCAAGACCGACGACGGCCGGGTCATCGCGCTCGACGCCAAGGTCACCCTCGACGGCAACGCCGCCTTCCGCCACGACGGCTACGCCGAGTGGCAGATCGAGGGCATCGACAACGACGACCCGCTCGAGGCCGAGGCGAAGTCCAAGGGCATCCAGTACGTCAAGCTCGACGGCGACGTCGGTGTGCTCGGCAACGGCGCCGGTCTGGTCATGGCGACCCTCGACGTCGTCGCGCAGAACGGCGGCCGGGCGGCGAACTTCCTCGACGTCGGTGGCGGCGCCTCGGCCGACGCCATGGCCGAGTCGCTCGGACTGGTGTTGTCGGACCCGAACGTCAAGAGTGTGTTCGTCAACATCTTCGGTGGCATCACCCGGGGCGAGGAGGTCGCCAACGGCATCGTCGAGGCGACCCAACGGCTCGGGGAGTTCCCGCAGAAGCTGGTCGTGCGCCTCGACGGCACCAACGCCGAGGAGGGCCGGCGCATCCTCGAGGAGGCCGACCTGCCCAGCGTCGTGTCCGAGCCCACCATGCAGGACGCCGCGGCTGCGGCGGTCCGGCTGGCGAACGAGGGCTGA
- a CDS encoding sensor domain-containing diguanylate cyclase: MTITASDDHARRARLHAITVGRLVVAAGLALYLATLGHDLVDPAGRELLAIAAIAHLSLNALVLVTVRPGSLRLATEITTVVDAAAIAIVVAVTGGVASPLAWLFLLEAVAVTLVFGWGGGVRAAVVLALGVLWVNAVPPPALPQAVDATQPLDPSLALALDPTLRTAWLLIGLLGVTGLVGVLSDLAERDLRRWLDDLNMLREVTRELDPRRGMDRVCEALAATMVEQLDYRGAVVWVMRDLRLHAVATAGAAGLGDLELAVPLSPATQPVLYCAETGAPALLRRSDARPETLQRAHGAEAPLVLLPLFADSRLLALISAEVPRPVLRRPSLRGADIRRLQMVAEEAALLLDNARLQSDLRELATTDGLTGLPNHRYLQQRLGEEVARVTRNAEEGELGPLSVALFDLDHFKAINDSYGHPTGDAVLVAVSRAADDLLRSSDVVCRYGGEEFALVLVDTGADEAVRACQRLAERIRSLRLQAEDGRELGTITASFGVATTLGGALDRPQLIAGADRALYAAKRAGRDRVVHLDRLDERGQDEALVVPVPEVETDLRSRGGRR; this comes from the coding sequence GTGACCATCACCGCCTCTGACGATCACGCTCGTCGGGCGCGTCTGCATGCCATCACGGTCGGGCGGCTCGTCGTCGCCGCCGGACTGGCGCTGTACCTCGCCACGCTCGGGCACGACCTGGTCGACCCGGCCGGCCGGGAACTGCTGGCCATCGCCGCGATCGCGCACCTGTCCCTCAACGCCCTCGTGCTGGTCACCGTGCGGCCCGGTTCGCTGCGTCTGGCCACCGAGATCACCACGGTCGTCGACGCCGCGGCCATCGCGATCGTGGTGGCCGTCACCGGAGGGGTCGCCAGCCCGTTGGCCTGGTTGTTCCTGCTCGAGGCCGTCGCCGTCACGCTCGTGTTCGGCTGGGGCGGCGGGGTGCGTGCCGCGGTGGTGCTCGCTCTCGGGGTGCTCTGGGTCAACGCCGTCCCGCCTCCCGCCCTGCCGCAGGCCGTCGACGCCACACAACCGCTCGACCCGAGCCTCGCCCTGGCCCTCGACCCGACGTTGCGCACGGCCTGGCTGCTGATCGGCCTGTTGGGGGTCACCGGGCTGGTCGGTGTGCTCAGCGACCTCGCCGAACGCGACCTGCGACGCTGGCTCGACGACCTCAACATGCTGCGTGAGGTGACCCGCGAGCTCGACCCACGCCGCGGGATGGACCGCGTCTGCGAGGCACTGGCGGCCACGATGGTCGAGCAGCTCGACTACCGAGGTGCCGTGGTCTGGGTCATGCGGGACCTGCGTCTGCACGCCGTCGCCACGGCCGGCGCCGCCGGCCTCGGGGACCTCGAATTGGCCGTGCCGCTGTCCCCGGCCACCCAACCGGTGCTGTACTGCGCAGAGACCGGTGCGCCGGCCCTGCTGCGTCGCAGCGACGCCCGGCCGGAGACGCTCCAGCGCGCGCACGGCGCCGAGGCCCCGCTGGTGCTGCTGCCCCTGTTCGCCGACTCACGGCTGCTCGCGCTGATCAGCGCCGAGGTGCCGCGACCGGTCCTGCGCCGCCCCAGCCTGCGTGGTGCCGACATCCGCCGGTTGCAGATGGTGGCCGAGGAGGCCGCGCTGCTGCTGGACAACGCCCGCCTGCAGTCCGATCTGCGCGAGTTGGCCACCACCGACGGCCTGACCGGGCTGCCGAACCATCGGTACCTGCAGCAGCGGCTCGGCGAGGAGGTGGCCCGGGTCACCCGCAACGCCGAGGAAGGCGAGCTCGGTCCCCTGTCGGTGGCGCTGTTCGATCTCGACCACTTCAAGGCCATCAACGACAGCTACGGCCATCCAACCGGCGACGCGGTACTCGTCGCGGTCTCGCGGGCCGCCGACGACCTGCTGCGATCGAGCGACGTCGTGTGCCGCTACGGCGGCGAGGAGTTCGCACTCGTGCTCGTCGACACCGGTGCGGACGAAGCCGTCCGGGCCTGCCAACGGCTGGCCGAACGGATCCGTTCGTTGCGCCTGCAGGCCGAGGACGGTCGGGAGCTCGGCACGATCACGGCCTCCTTCGGCGTGGCCACGACCCTGGGCGGGGCGCTGGACCGCCCGCAGCTGATCGCGGGCGCCGACCGGGCCCTGTACGCCGCGAAGCGTGCCGGCCGCGACCGGGTCGTCCACCTCGATCGGCTCGACGAGCGTGGACAGGACGAGGCACTCGTCGTACCCGTGCCCGAGGTCGAGACCGACCTGCGCTCACGCGGCGGACGGCGTTAG
- a CDS encoding cobalamin B12-binding domain-containing protein — MAIRVVVAKPGLDGHDRGAKVVARALRDAGMEVIYTGLHQTPEQIVNATLQEDAQAVGLSIHSGAHLTLFPKVVALLREANADDVVVFGGGVIPAEDIPRLQEQGIAAIFTPGTPMKTITDWVKDNVREPV; from the coding sequence ATGGCGATCCGGGTCGTCGTGGCCAAGCCAGGGCTCGATGGCCACGACCGGGGTGCCAAGGTCGTCGCGCGGGCCCTGCGTGACGCGGGGATGGAGGTCATCTACACCGGCCTGCACCAGACCCCCGAGCAGATCGTCAACGCGACCCTGCAGGAGGACGCGCAGGCCGTCGGCCTGTCGATCCACTCGGGTGCGCACCTGACGCTGTTCCCGAAGGTCGTCGCGCTGCTGCGCGAGGCGAACGCGGACGACGTGGTCGTCTTCGGCGGGGGCGTCATCCCGGCCGAGGACATCCCGCGGCTGCAGGAACAGGGCATCGCCGCCATCTTCACCCCGGGCACGCCCATGAAGACCATCACCGACTGGGTGAAGGACAACGTCCGCGAGCCCGTCTGA
- a CDS encoding inositol-3-phosphate synthase, producing MTDAATEPRLPAPDIAAAEGKLGVVCVGLGAVATTFIAGVELIRRGMAEPVGSLSQMGTIRLGKRTEERAPVIRDFVPLAALDDIVFGAWDPFPDDAYVSAANAGVLDTARHLEPIADALREIRPMPAAFDPAYVKKLDGPNVKSDRSKRALLEGIRADLRDFREEHGCDRMVMIWCGSTEVYIEPSAVHQDLDAFEAAIDADDPAISPSMLYAYAALLEGVPVANGAPNLTLDTPVLRQFASDHGVPICGKDFKTGQTLVKTVLAPMFKARMLGMAGWYSTNILGNRDGEVLDDPESFKTKETSKLGVLDTILQPETYPELYGDLHHVVRINYYPPRGDNKEGWDNIDFFGWLGYPMQLKVDFLCRDSILAAPLCLDLALFLDLAARAGMSGIQEWLSFYFKAPQVAPGLYPEHDLFIQQTKLKNTLRWLMGEEQITHLGVEYYADDYLPED from the coding sequence GTGACCGATGCCGCGACCGAGCCGCGTCTCCCCGCCCCCGACATCGCCGCTGCCGAGGGCAAGCTCGGCGTCGTCTGCGTCGGCCTCGGCGCCGTCGCGACCACGTTCATCGCCGGCGTGGAGCTCATCCGCCGTGGCATGGCCGAGCCGGTCGGGTCGCTGTCGCAGATGGGCACCATCCGGCTCGGCAAGCGCACCGAGGAGCGTGCGCCGGTGATCCGGGACTTCGTGCCGCTCGCCGCCCTCGACGACATCGTCTTCGGTGCGTGGGACCCGTTCCCCGACGACGCCTACGTCTCGGCCGCCAACGCCGGCGTGCTCGACACCGCGCGGCACCTCGAGCCGATCGCGGACGCGCTGCGCGAGATCCGACCGATGCCGGCCGCCTTCGACCCGGCCTACGTCAAGAAGCTCGACGGTCCCAACGTCAAGAGCGACCGGTCCAAGCGGGCGCTGCTCGAGGGCATCCGTGCCGATCTGCGCGACTTCCGCGAGGAGCACGGCTGCGACCGCATGGTGATGATCTGGTGTGGCTCGACCGAGGTCTACATCGAGCCCTCGGCCGTCCACCAGGACCTCGATGCCTTCGAGGCCGCCATCGACGCCGACGACCCCGCGATCAGCCCGTCGATGCTCTACGCCTACGCCGCCCTGCTCGAGGGGGTGCCCGTCGCCAACGGCGCACCGAACCTGACCCTGGACACGCCGGTGTTGCGCCAGTTCGCCTCCGACCACGGCGTGCCCATCTGCGGCAAGGACTTCAAGACCGGGCAGACCCTGGTCAAGACCGTCCTCGCACCCATGTTCAAGGCGCGCATGCTCGGGATGGCGGGCTGGTACTCGACCAACATCCTGGGCAACCGTGACGGTGAGGTCCTCGACGACCCGGAGTCGTTCAAGACCAAGGAGACCTCGAAGCTCGGGGTGCTGGACACGATCCTGCAGCCGGAGACCTACCCCGAGCTCTACGGCGACCTCCACCACGTCGTGCGCATCAACTACTACCCGCCCCGCGGCGACAACAAGGAGGGCTGGGACAACATCGACTTCTTCGGGTGGCTCGGCTACCCGATGCAGTTGAAGGTCGACTTCCTCTGCCGCGACTCGATCCTGGCCGCGCCGCTGTGCCTCGACCTGGCGCTGTTCCTCGACCTGGCCGCCCGCGCGGGGATGTCCGGCATCCAGGAGTGGCTGAGCTTCTACTTCAAGGCGCCACAGGTCGCGCCGGGCCTGTACCCGGAGCACGACCTGTTCATCCAGCAGACCAAGCTCAAGAACACCTTGCGTTGGCTGATGGGCGAGGAGCAGATCACGCACCTCGGGGTCGAGTACTACGCCGACGACTACCTCCCCGAGGACTGA
- the sucD gene encoding succinate--CoA ligase subunit alpha — protein MSIFIDENTKVVVQGIGSQGTFHAKRNQAYGTSIVAGTHPKKSGTTWEELDVPVFATVKEAVTEAGANTSMVMVPAPFTKDAILEAYEAGVQTIVAVTEGVPVHDMTEVYDTVVRRGGVRLIGPNCPGLISPGKSNVGIIPADITMPGKVGLVSRSGTLTYQIMHELAQAGIGISTCVGIGGDPVIGTQFLDVIQAFAQDPDTEAIAFVGEIGGSEEQKAGEWIRDNIPDTPVVGYIAGFEAPEGKQMGHAGAIVKEGGPGGESAAEKKEILEGYGISVAMNPSEAAQLMIERLDS, from the coding sequence GTGAGCATCTTCATCGACGAGAACACCAAGGTCGTCGTCCAGGGCATCGGGTCCCAGGGCACGTTTCACGCCAAGCGCAACCAGGCCTACGGCACCAGCATCGTGGCCGGTACGCACCCGAAGAAGAGCGGCACGACCTGGGAGGAGCTCGACGTCCCGGTCTTCGCCACCGTGAAGGAGGCGGTGACCGAGGCCGGGGCGAACACCTCCATGGTCATGGTCCCGGCGCCGTTCACCAAGGACGCCATCCTCGAGGCCTACGAGGCGGGCGTGCAGACGATCGTCGCCGTCACCGAGGGCGTGCCGGTGCACGACATGACCGAGGTGTACGACACGGTCGTGCGCCGCGGCGGCGTCCGGCTCATCGGCCCCAACTGCCCGGGCCTGATCAGTCCCGGCAAGTCCAACGTCGGCATCATCCCCGCCGACATCACCATGCCCGGCAAGGTCGGCCTCGTGTCGCGTTCGGGAACGCTGACCTATCAGATCATGCACGAGCTGGCGCAGGCCGGCATCGGGATCTCCACCTGCGTCGGCATCGGCGGTGACCCGGTCATCGGCACGCAGTTCCTCGACGTGATCCAGGCGTTCGCTCAGGACCCCGACACCGAGGCGATCGCGTTCGTCGGCGAGATCGGCGGCTCCGAGGAGCAGAAGGCCGGCGAGTGGATCCGGGACAACATCCCGGACACCCCGGTGGTTGGCTACATCGCCGGCTTCGAGGCGCCCGAGGGCAAGCAGATGGGGCACGCCGGCGCCATCGTCAAGGAAGGCGGCCCCGGCGGTGAGTCGGCGGCCGAGAAGAAAGAGATCCTCGAGGGCTACGGCATCTCGGTGGCGATGAACCCTTCCGAAGCCGCGCAGCTGATGATCGAGCGTCTCGACAGCTGA
- a CDS encoding P-II family nitrogen regulator has protein sequence MKLVTAIVKPHKLDEVKEALQDLGVQGLTVSEVRGYGRQRGHTEVYRGAEYTVEFVPKVKLEILASDVQVDDVVEAVAKHAQTGQVGDGKVYVTPVERIVRIRTGERDGDAI, from the coding sequence GTGAAGCTGGTCACGGCGATCGTGAAGCCGCACAAGCTCGACGAGGTCAAGGAGGCCCTCCAGGATCTCGGTGTCCAGGGACTGACCGTCAGCGAGGTGCGCGGGTACGGCCGCCAGCGCGGCCACACGGAGGTCTATCGCGGCGCCGAGTACACCGTGGAGTTCGTCCCGAAGGTGAAACTCGAGATCCTGGCGTCCGACGTGCAGGTCGACGACGTGGTGGAGGCCGTCGCCAAGCACGCACAGACGGGCCAGGTCGGCGACGGCAAGGTGTACGTGACCCCGGTCGAGCGGATCGTGCGGATCCGGACCGGTGAGCGGGACGGTGACGCCATCTGA
- the glnD gene encoding [protein-PII] uridylyltransferase: MTPSEPAVTSDHAAGTTAPGPPAATAVAAGLRRRRQELVDAGPPAGRAWCEAWSAEVDDALGRLSAPAVADHRLAVVAVGGYGRRELCPGSDLDLLILHDRLEQPALEHVVRQVVYPLWDAGMAVGYAVRDRREAIGAVDDLDTATAMLDLRTVAGDRGLVQSVHVEVLRRLRQRPHRFLTALRRADDERRRKAGDAAEALEPDLKNGAGGLRDVQSLAWAAAALVGVRGLDALVPAGYLGAADRPRLVHARERLLTARVALHLEAARTAGAALRGKHEVLRLDLQDAVARQLGYEDRDEHSLAAHELLRELFLAARTVDHVHRRAWSLIDADLARGARRRRRPTEREHDDFELVDGVLRLPAAQDLDASGLPGRLFTALADTGAVLDRSSAARLRRHVEDGRPGWHWSDPERDRFVRVLWRGGVMLSALAELDDVGVLTAMLPEWEPLRGRPQRNPYHRYSLDRHAWHAVAALGDLVRRESWAAETLRLVEDREGLLLGVLLHDVGKAVGEPHAQTGVPLARAIATRMGAAPGTIDLVARLVRLHLLLPDAARRRDVTDPELLGELADAVGDRSTLACLHLLAAADGLATGPTAWSPWTASLLHTLITKVSAVLDDQDDAATASDREREAAVATVREAQRLAPELGADAALVREHLALLPTRYARSVSPRAVVRHTLMAAHAPGATEVRTRVTPGEDLAVDDGRVDELDVVALDHPGWFAKVAGVVALHAGSILAADAFSREDGLAVDTFKVRPPEGATGAWWVAVEGDLAEAAAGKLAIRARVLRQARAVTRRSGGGNDVPTTITAQLDGAGRATLVEVRTRDRVGVLYAIATALAELELDIVVARIQTLGREVVDVFSVRDADGRPLDEDHLGELHLAVAGAIEEVAGTT; this comes from the coding sequence GTGACGCCATCTGAGCCGGCCGTGACGTCGGACCATGCCGCCGGCACGACGGCACCCGGGCCGCCGGCGGCGACGGCCGTGGCGGCGGGGTTGCGCCGACGCCGACAGGAACTGGTCGACGCCGGGCCTCCGGCCGGGCGCGCGTGGTGCGAGGCGTGGAGCGCCGAGGTCGACGACGCGCTGGGGCGCCTGTCCGCCCCCGCGGTCGCCGACCACCGGCTCGCGGTGGTCGCGGTCGGGGGCTACGGCCGGCGTGAGCTGTGCCCCGGCTCGGACCTCGACCTGCTGATCCTGCACGACCGTCTCGAGCAACCGGCGCTCGAGCACGTGGTCCGGCAGGTGGTCTACCCGCTGTGGGACGCGGGGATGGCCGTCGGCTACGCCGTGCGCGACCGACGGGAGGCGATCGGTGCCGTCGACGACCTCGACACGGCGACCGCGATGCTCGACCTGCGTACGGTCGCCGGGGACCGCGGCCTCGTGCAGTCCGTGCACGTCGAGGTGCTCCGGCGACTCCGGCAACGACCCCATCGGTTCCTCACGGCCCTGCGTCGCGCCGACGACGAACGGCGGCGGAAGGCCGGTGACGCCGCGGAGGCGCTCGAGCCCGACCTGAAGAACGGTGCCGGGGGCCTGCGGGACGTGCAGTCGTTGGCCTGGGCCGCGGCGGCCCTGGTCGGCGTCCGCGGACTGGATGCCCTGGTGCCGGCGGGCTACCTCGGAGCGGCCGACCGTCCGCGGCTCGTGCATGCCCGTGAGCGCCTCCTGACCGCCAGGGTGGCGCTGCACCTCGAGGCGGCACGCACCGCGGGCGCCGCGCTACGGGGCAAGCACGAGGTCCTGCGGCTGGACCTGCAGGACGCCGTCGCACGCCAGCTCGGCTACGAGGACCGCGACGAGCACTCGCTCGCCGCGCACGAGCTGCTGCGTGAGCTGTTCCTCGCCGCCCGCACCGTCGACCACGTGCACCGTCGGGCCTGGTCGTTGATCGACGCCGATCTCGCGCGGGGGGCCCGCCGCCGGCGGCGTCCGACCGAACGGGAGCACGACGACTTCGAGCTCGTCGACGGCGTCCTGCGACTCCCCGCGGCGCAGGACCTGGACGCGTCCGGGCTCCCGGGTCGCCTGTTCACCGCCCTCGCGGACACCGGCGCGGTGCTCGACCGCAGCAGCGCGGCACGGCTACGACGCCACGTCGAGGACGGCCGGCCCGGCTGGCACTGGTCCGACCCGGAACGTGACCGGTTCGTGCGGGTGTTGTGGCGCGGTGGCGTCATGCTGTCGGCGCTGGCCGAGCTCGACGACGTCGGCGTGCTCACCGCGATGCTGCCGGAGTGGGAGCCGCTGCGCGGGCGGCCGCAACGCAACCCGTACCACCGCTACAGCCTCGACCGGCACGCCTGGCACGCGGTGGCCGCGCTGGGCGACCTCGTGCGCCGCGAGTCGTGGGCCGCGGAGACCCTGCGCCTGGTCGAGGACCGCGAGGGCCTGCTGCTCGGGGTACTCCTCCACGACGTGGGCAAGGCGGTTGGTGAACCGCACGCACAGACCGGTGTGCCGCTCGCTCGTGCGATCGCCACACGCATGGGCGCTGCGCCTGGCACCATCGACCTCGTGGCACGACTCGTGCGCCTGCATCTGCTGCTGCCCGACGCGGCCCGCCGACGCGACGTGACCGACCCCGAGCTGCTGGGTGAACTGGCCGACGCCGTGGGGGACCGCTCGACGCTGGCGTGCTTGCATCTGCTCGCCGCAGCCGACGGGCTGGCGACGGGTCCGACCGCCTGGAGCCCGTGGACGGCCAGTCTGCTGCACACCCTCATCACGAAAGTCAGCGCCGTGCTCGACGACCAGGACGACGCCGCGACCGCGTCCGACCGGGAGCGCGAGGCCGCCGTCGCGACCGTGCGGGAGGCCCAGCGCCTGGCACCGGAGCTCGGTGCCGACGCGGCCTTGGTGCGTGAGCACCTGGCGCTGCTGCCCACGCGCTACGCCCGCTCCGTCTCGCCGCGGGCGGTGGTGCGCCACACCCTGATGGCCGCGCACGCGCCCGGCGCCACGGAGGTCCGCACCCGCGTGACCCCCGGGGAGGACCTCGCGGTCGACGACGGACGCGTCGACGAACTCGACGTGGTCGCCCTCGATCATCCCGGGTGGTTCGCCAAGGTGGCGGGCGTGGTCGCCCTCCACGCCGGGTCGATCCTCGCCGCCGACGCGTTCTCCCGGGAGGACGGCCTGGCCGTCGACACCTTCAAGGTCCGCCCGCCGGAGGGGGCGACGGGCGCCTGGTGGGTCGCCGTCGAGGGCGACCTCGCCGAGGCGGCGGCCGGCAAGCTCGCCATCCGGGCCCGGGTCCTGCGCCAGGCACGTGCCGTCACCCGACGGTCGGGCGGTGGGAACGACGTGCCCACGACCATCACCGCACAGCTCGACGGCGCGGGTCGGGCCACGCTGGTCGAGGTGCGCACCCGGGACCGCGTCGGCGTGTTGTACGCCATCGCGACCGCGCTCGCGGAGCTGGAGCTCGACATCGTCGTCGCCCGCATCCAGACCCTCGGTCGCGAGGTGGTCGACGTGTTCTCCGTCCGCGATGCCGACGGCCGCCCGCTCGACGAGGACCATCTCGGCGAGTTGCATCTCGCCGTGGCCGGCGCCATCGAGGAGGTCGCTGGTACCACCTGA
- a CDS encoding FIST N-terminal domain-containing protein: MRTAASLSRTPEGALAAAEAADAVGADLGDACDLAVVFVRPEQFASLEAAALAVETRLEPGVLVGAVAAGVVGPGAEVESGPGVVVWGARLPSGTPQPFRSWSLRTPTGGMAVAGWPDTRPGDVVLLLADPLSYPAAEVVLRTTADGDGAVVVGGLVTGGAGRSRLVLDGTVHEDGAVGVVLRGVGARALVSQGCRPIGAPLTVTTVERNRILALGGEPAARRLEQVLHELDDDERRLLERGGLQIGLVAEEVRDTYAVGDFLVRGVLAIDPESGGITVGDLPRVGQTVQFQVRDPSTAEEDLASTLAHGGPALGSLLFTCTGRGRSLFGVADHDVRAVELALGGPVAGAVCAGQFGPAGRGRSSLHGYAASVLTFPQPDPRGPSGA; encoded by the coding sequence TTGCGGACCGCGGCGTCGCTGTCGAGGACCCCCGAGGGCGCCCTCGCCGCCGCAGAGGCCGCCGACGCGGTCGGTGCCGACCTGGGTGACGCCTGTGACCTGGCGGTCGTCTTCGTCCGCCCGGAGCAGTTCGCGAGCCTCGAGGCCGCGGCGTTGGCCGTCGAGACCCGGCTCGAACCGGGAGTGCTGGTCGGCGCGGTCGCGGCGGGCGTCGTCGGCCCGGGTGCGGAGGTCGAGTCCGGTCCCGGGGTCGTGGTCTGGGGCGCCCGACTGCCGAGCGGCACACCGCAGCCCTTCCGGTCCTGGTCGTTGCGGACGCCGACGGGCGGCATGGCCGTCGCCGGTTGGCCCGACACCCGACCCGGGGACGTGGTCCTGTTGCTGGCGGACCCGTTGTCCTACCCGGCCGCCGAGGTGGTGCTGCGGACGACGGCGGACGGAGACGGCGCCGTCGTCGTCGGGGGCCTCGTGACCGGCGGCGCCGGTCGCAGCCGCCTGGTCCTGGACGGCACCGTGCACGAGGACGGTGCCGTCGGGGTGGTCCTGCGCGGTGTCGGCGCGCGGGCGCTGGTGTCCCAGGGCTGCCGCCCGATCGGCGCGCCGCTCACGGTCACGACGGTGGAACGCAACCGCATCCTCGCGCTCGGCGGTGAGCCGGCCGCCCGCCGCCTGGAGCAGGTGTTGCACGAACTCGACGACGACGAGCGTCGGCTGCTCGAACGTGGCGGCCTGCAGATCGGCCTGGTCGCCGAAGAGGTCCGTGACACCTATGCCGTGGGGGACTTCCTCGTCCGAGGGGTGCTGGCGATCGACCCGGAGTCGGGCGGCATCACCGTGGGCGACCTGCCACGCGTCGGCCAGACCGTCCAGTTCCAGGTTCGTGACCCGTCGACGGCCGAGGAGGACCTCGCATCGACCCTCGCCCACGGCGGTCCGGCGCTGGGCAGTCTGCTGTTCACCTGCACCGGACGGGGCCGGTCGCTGTTCGGCGTCGCCGACCACGACGTGCGCGCCGTGGAGCTGGCGCTCGGCGGCCCGGTCGCCGGGGCCGTCTGCGCCGGGCAGTTCGGTCCGGCCGGCCGGGGAAGGTCCTCGCTGCACGGCTACGCCGCGTCGGTCCTGACGTTCCCGCAGCCGGACCCGAGGGGACCGAGCGGGGCGTAA
- a CDS encoding 2-hydroxyacid dehydrogenase: MTSQGITGLPRLVVVSVQGNKSLPAERLADLERLATVDYLAREDAMSPDEAIAAFADADVVAVTPKVSPPLTGDLVARLPRLRGIVLHATGYDFVDVAALQRQGVVVSTLPSYSTRSVAEQTIGMLLALSSRLHLGNDRSRGLVAPTTSLRGFELAGRTLGIIGCGRIGSTVAALAQGLGMTTIAHDIAPKPVTGVTYVERDELLDRSHVVSLHTPLAWGAPPMLGAAEFARMPEGSVLVNSSRSALVDDDAMIDAIRRGHLRGYAVDDETLGGPRVDDLLREGRILQTGHSAWWTDEVLERGATMWADAIVAMLTGEPTNVAVPLSVDGPLVAAEPDVLRAASA; this comes from the coding sequence GTGACGTCGCAGGGCATCACCGGGCTGCCGCGCCTGGTCGTCGTCTCCGTGCAGGGCAACAAGAGCCTGCCGGCGGAGCGACTGGCCGACCTCGAACGGCTCGCCACGGTCGACTACCTCGCCCGCGAGGACGCGATGAGCCCGGACGAGGCGATCGCCGCCTTCGCCGACGCGGACGTCGTGGCCGTCACCCCCAAGGTCTCGCCGCCGCTGACCGGCGACCTCGTCGCCCGGCTGCCCCGTCTGCGCGGGATCGTGCTGCACGCGACCGGCTACGACTTCGTCGACGTCGCCGCGCTGCAACGGCAGGGGGTGGTGGTCAGCACGCTGCCCTCCTACAGCACCCGCTCGGTGGCCGAGCAGACCATCGGCATGCTGCTCGCGCTCTCCTCGCGACTGCACCTGGGCAACGACCGCTCCCGCGGCCTGGTGGCGCCGACCACGTCCCTGCGCGGTTTCGAGCTGGCCGGCCGCACACTCGGCATCATCGGCTGCGGTCGGATCGGCAGCACCGTGGCCGCGTTGGCGCAGGGTCTGGGCATGACGACCATCGCGCACGACATCGCCCCCAAGCCGGTCACCGGCGTGACCTACGTCGAGCGCGACGAACTGCTCGACCGCAGCCACGTCGTGTCGTTGCACACCCCCCTGGCCTGGGGAGCTCCCCCCATGCTCGGGGCGGCCGAGTTCGCGCGGATGCCCGAGGGTTCCGTACTGGTCAACTCGAGCCGCAGCGCGCTGGTCGACGACGACGCCATGATCGACGCCATCCGCCGGGGCCACCTGCGCGGCTACGCCGTCGACGACGAGACGCTCGGTGGCCCCCGGGTCGACGACCTGCTGCGGGAGGGCCGCATCCTGCAGACCGGCCACTCGGCATGGTGGACCGACGAGGTGCTCGAGCGCGGCGCGACGATGTGGGCCGACGCGATCGTGGCGATGCTGACCGGCGAGCCGACCAACGTCGCCGTCCCGCTGAGCGTCGACGGCCCGCTCGTGGCCGCCGAACCCGACGTCCTGCGCGCCGCCAGCGCCTGA